The window GAGTGGGATGATCGTGCAGGTGCCTTTCAGTGACCTGTCTCTCCTGACAACCGTGGGGGTGCCCTTTTTTCTGCCCAGTCCCTTTcaataattgaaaagaaaaaaaaaaaagggacccAATTTCGTAGCAGCAGCGTCAGTCTCCGGTTTTGAATATTCTCCGTCTCCCCAGACAATCCTCCCGAGTCCGCGACCCCCTTTTACACACTGTCCCCTTTCcataaagaaaaatcaaagcTTTTCTCCCCCATCTGGAATCTGTTCCCTCCCCCTTTCGCTTTAATCATCAACCGTCAAAGTTCATCCCTTTGTTGATCAATGAGATTAAAGGTTGACCCTTTGTGTCATAGTTAACCACTGATTGATTTGCTTCTGCTTGGCTCTCAGAAGTTGCATGGTTGCTTCAGGAGAAAAGGGTATGTTCTTGATTCCATTTTCATGTCTGTTTCATCGTACTTCTGTCAATCTCATTGGTGTCCATTGACGGTTTCATATGTGATGATGTTCATCTCAGTTGGCCTCAGTTGGTTTCATGTTGTTCTTGGGTTCTGATCTTTTGCCACTCTGACCGTTTCTTTGTAAAACGGGAAAGGAGAAGCAGAATTGCTGTACTGAAAAACCATTTTTTTGTGGGATTAAGGTTTCCTGTGGCTTTGCACATTTTTTGGATGTGGTATTAAAGTTTGGGGATGATCTTATACTTTGCTATGGACTTTCCAGGATTTGCAGTTGAACGCCATATACAGTTAGCAGTTTTGGAGTTCTGCAGGAACGCGGAATTCGATAGCTTTTCCCTTGGCTTTGGCGGGCACTGTGAAACTTGAAGCAAAACCTTGTTGAATTTAGGTATGACTTTTTCTGTTTGCTCTAAATTTTGGTTTTGGTGATTCTAATATGAGATGTCAACGTAGAGATTATCAACTGCAAGTTTCACTTTCAGGGGAAAATTACAGCTGTGCATCGGAGTTGCGTTGCTAGATGCCTAGTTGATTCAACTTGTTCTTGGAATCTTGCTTTCATGTCACTTCTGCTCAATGATCGGAACCACTGATCTTTCTATTCGGAAGTGTCAAATTTCTAATGCTAGTGAACTTGAGAGTACGAATGTAAATTGAGGATTTGGGGCTAAATTGTTATTTCCATGCTGTTTGTGTGTTCATTTTTGTTCACTTGAAAACACTTTAATGTGATTGGGTTCATTGTTTTTAACAGGGCATGTTGGCGATTTCCATCTAATTCCACCCCTGAGAATACGATGGAAAAGGAGGGCAGCTTTAGTTTCAAGCAACTCATCAGTTGCATCGGCTGTTTTCTGCGCAAATTCATGTTCAGCATTCTCTCAGTTGGTCCCATCCCCGAGCACATCGCCTTCATAATGGACGGGAACCGGAGGTTTGCTAAGAAGCAGCACTTACTGGAAGGTGATGGGCACAAGGCGGGTTACGAGTCTCTCTTATCGATCCTCACTTACTGCTACGAGCTGGGAGTTAAGTTCGCTACAGTGTACGCCTTCAGTATTGAGAACTTCAAGAGACAGCCTGAGGAAGTCCAGTTCTTGATGGACCTGATGGTGGAGAAGATAGAGGATCTGTTAAGGGAAGGGGGCATCATAAGTAAGTACGGTATGAGGCTCTACTTCATTGGGAACTTGGGGCTCCTTAGTGAGCCCGTGCAGGACGCAGCAGAGAAGGCCATGCGGGCCACTGCCCATAACACACGTGCCGTGCTTTTGATCTGCGTGGCCTACACCTCGTGTGACGAAATGGTCCACGCTGTCCAGGAATCGTGCCAGGACAAATCAGATGGGCCTCAGGCATCGAGGAAGAACGGGTTTAGTAGTTTAGAAGAGAGCCAGATCTGCAATGGTGCTGAGCCAAAATCTTGTCTCTGCAGTCCACTAGAAGAAGGGGAAGTAGAATATCATGTGGAGAGGGAGGCGGACCTTCCAATCATAAAGATTGGCGATGTCGAGAGGCACATGTACATGTCAGTGGCACCCGATCCTGACATTGTGATCCGGAGCTCGGGCGAGACCCGTCTGAGCAACTTTCTCCTGTGGCAGACTGCCTACAGTCCTCTGTATGCTCCGGCAGCTCTGTGGCCAGAGATCAGCGTATGGCACCTCATATGGGTCGTATTGGATTACCAGAGGAAGTACTCATATTtgcagaagaagaggaaacaaTCATGACAGTCTCGAGTGTATTGGTTTTGGGGTCGGGCTTCCCTCCCGAGTCGAATTGATTGTATACTTAAAATAGAAGTTAATTTTGCTATTGTCAAAACTTGTATTGCAGCATTTATTTGTAACTTTGCACTTAGTATGTTGTTACAGGAGGAAAAACAAGAGTTCTATCGAGTTTGGGGTTGAATCGTATTAATTATTGCTCATTCTTTACCATTCGATGTTCGTTTGATGACATTACGTAGCAGCTTATTCGCATTGGACTGATTCTCAAAGGATTCCCAGACCCACCCAAATTCATCTGGCACTTGTTTAAGATTTATGCATATGATATCGACTGACTGCGACATTTCATCTAAtcgaaattttcaattcctgCCAATCAGGTGACACTTTAACAGCTTTTCCTACTCCTAATACTATATATCATCTCCAAGACAATGTATAAAATGTAATAAGACATCGAACATCACATACATTATATAAGCgttaggggtgtgcacggataccgggtatacccggaaccggtcaGAACCTACCCGGTAGGGTAGGGttcgggtagctcgtattgaaaatagggtagggtccgggtatcaaAAATAAAGAACCGGTGAaatccggttccggttccggttccagcCTATGGGTATCCAAAACCGGAACCAGAACCGGAATCCGGAACCGGATggtaattacttaaaaaaaaaaaaagaaggtaaaGTTACCTCAGTATCAGTTGGATCGGGAAGACATGAAGGAACAAGGTCTTAGCTCAGCTTTTCGTCTCAGCCTCTTCAACCCTAAATCGACTCTGTACTCCCTCTCCCTGCAGTTCCTCTCCGTCCGTCCGTCGCTCGCCTTTCGTCTCCGACTCTCCGGCTCCGACTCTCCTTGAATCTCTCTTTACCGGTGAGATTTTGCCTCATCTCTTGTATCCGAATCTCTCTAGACTCATCTCTaaacttctctctctctgcaacGTGAAGTTCAAACGGGAAGTGAGCCCACCATTTTCACTGCTCAGTCACAGTGAAGCTCTGAAGCTCAGAGCTGCAGAAACCTTCCAAGATTCCTTCTCCGGTCGGAGCTTTTGCCTCTTCGAACCGGCTAGCCAATGGAGAATTCGGCTGCCGAGAGTCTCCGAGCTCGCAATGAAGAAGAATCAGCTTCAGATTCCCTCCACAGTTCCCAGGTGAGGCTGTGATTTTCACGAAGTTTCGTGGAATCACGTTTGGGCTTCTCCGATCGTTTCGCTTCGCTCCTCAGTCACGTCTTTCAGCTGAGCTGATACGAAATCTCTGTTATTTTTTTCCGCAGCAGCTTCCTTGAATTCTTGCTTTAGCTTTATGGTCATGGCCGTACGGTGGTTATGtgcagtaatttttttttcttcagcTGTTGCTAATTTAAGCTTGAGGGTTCTACGAATTGAAGCCTACGGTATATTTTGCTTGTGCTATGGAGATTGAGGGAAACCTTGATCTTTAGGATTAATTTTCCGCATCTATGGAGGCTAAGATTCTgactttgtttttctttttttctttcatttttttactcCCTCCCCTTTTTTTGGTATAAAATGCAACGTTATGGATCATTACAAATTCTTTGGGAAAGTAGTGGCTTTCAGGGTGAGTATGAATTCACAAGAGATGAACAAAGGAGCTCTGATAAAAGCGTAGATCTGCGTCTCCGAGGACGTTCCTGATATATTCTGGTTCTCACTTCCGCAAAGAAGACGCTTTGAGGAAGCAGAGATCTCAGCTGATGTGCGAAAGTGAACCATTAACTGAGACTGTATATatccatacatacatatatatatatatatatgtataatggaAGGTATTTCATTAATTGCGACTCCTCCACATGAAGTGGTTTCTGAAACCTACGACCTCTCTAAGTTATACAGTTGAGGGAGGATCATTAGACCACGTATGCTAATAGTTGGAGGTTAAGAACATCGTGTTCTTGATTTGTTGTTATTGAGATAACTATGAATGAAAGTCGATATTGATGGAGTATTTCTTGCCCGCATCTTTCACCGGGACTTACTGTGAATGTATGTCTTGTATAAGATGTTTGTCTAACCACTCGAATTGGCCTTAAGTTTTCTTCATGAGTTTTAGCTGCTATGGGGTAATAAGTCGGAGGTGCAGTTATTGCTCAGCTTGTGATGCATGGTTTGCTGGTGGTGTAAGATCGGATTTTCTGGGTCCACGTTTTTTTAAGTTGGTCAAAGATCGTTTGTAGGAAGTACTGATATTACTAAATATTTTCTGCAAAGTCCGTATTATATGTTATTTACTATTGGTTCAGTTCCGTTTTTATAGCTTCCTAAATTACATTTCGTTTTCTGTTTGCATAGATTTCGCTGTTCGTTCCTCCGTCTCCCCTGCTTCTGTGAAGCTGAAGAAGGAGGTTTTTTGGCAATGCCGTGCTAGTTTCTCGCTCCAATCCGTCGCTTCGCAGGATAAGTGGCTTCGATTTCACTCTAGAGTCAGGGAAGCCAGCCATTGGTGGGTTGCTTACTTAAGTATAAATACGATCATTAATTATCTCTCCCCTGAGTTTCGCCGTTCTCTGCTTTCCGTTCTCTCCTGTGCGGTTCGGTTGTCAGATTGCCCAGGTGAGTCCTGCTTTTACATTGGTTTGTCGTGTTTATCTCCTGTTCTTTGCCCATGTAGATGACTTTACTTCACCGCGAAAGTGTTTCCTACTGATAGATTTGGGAACCCTGTGATATGCTATTTTTTGCTGCTTCTCTTGCGTTTTTGTTTCTGTATAAGTACCTGGACTTCTAATGGATTGTAATGAGATTACATTTTGCATCAATGGTATTTTTGGTTTAAGAGCTATACCTGCTACTCTGTGAAAGCtgtttacaggttccaacagggtacccggaacctgtggtataatacaggtttcgggtaggttccggttccaggattcaacagggtagggtctggttccaaaatcttggaaccggtCCCTTAcggggtagggtccgggtatcgtgaaaaaaacagggtacccggaaccgatcacccctaatAAGCGTACATAGGATATCGACTGACATCGAAcatcacatatatatgatatcgACTGACAGTGACCTTTCATctaatcaaaattttcaattcccgCCATTCGCTTGACACTTTAACAGCCTTTCCTACTCCTACTATTATCTCCAGGACGATGAATAAAATGTAATAAGACATCGAACATCACATACGTTATATAAACACTCCTAGGCCTTTAAACAACTGCAGTAACATTAAACTgtagaagttggcttgagacaCGCAAAGTCCCGATCAAGACCTTGGAAAGAGTTGTCCATTAAAAGGAACGTAAAATTATACAAAAGTTGCCGTCAGCAGAGATGTTTGAATTACGTAGTGTGTAGAAAGAATATTGTAGAGTCAGCAAATATTTGAACCGTGTCGAACAAAAATTTGGAACCAATTGAATATGCTTTAACAGTACGAGAAAAGCCCTTTGGAGATCATTAAGCTTGAGATCAGCGGGGCTTGTGGAGGCGGGGCCTGTTGCAGAAGACCCGACCATTGACTTTCACGAAAAATACTATCCCGACGCTCATGCCCGCACAAAGTAATGAGAAGAGCACTCGCTGGAAACTCAGTGGGCCTGCAGGAGAAGAAAATCGCCCGAGCAGAGTTGAGAAATCACAAGGAACTTAACAAGCCAGTTGGTAACAGTTACCATTAATAAAGTTGCCATTGACGAGATAAAATTTTGCTCGAGTCCGATAAAAGTTTAGTTCATTACCTTGTCGTAAAGAGACATATGCAAGGAAGAGTCCAGCCATAACGACAGAAAGCGCCACGGGAAATGACTGAAACATAATCAGAAAACGGTAGAATAAACAAACAGTTTCTGAGATGAAAAACAGGTCCCATGCTTCAGTACCACATTCAAGAGACTGATTACATTATGTAACAAATTGCTCGTAGGTTGCATCGTTTTCTACTAAGGCAGGTGttatttgagaaaattaaattactagAATTAACTGTGACTGAACTATGTTGGTGGAGTGAAAGTATAATGTTTCAACTAAATTATGTACTCACAGCGACTGCCTCGAGCCCTCCTTGCTGTGATGGAGCGGTCAAATCTCGGCTCACTGAAACAATGTAATGCCCTTGCAGAAGATCAATCGCGTCCTTCATTTATTCATGAGAAAGTTACTTCAGTATGAGCATGGAAAAACCAATATTCTTGTTCAGACTAACAAATAATAGTACAGTCACCAAAATAATTCTGGGCGCAAAATTAGTGCATTTCCGTCATTACATACTGAAGCCAGTCTGTAGTCTGACCTGTTTGGTTCCATCAACGAAATTATTCAAGTAATACCGCATGAGGGCATTCTTGAAATCATTAAGCATCCCTTGGGCTGTTCTTTGCCCATACCTAGCAAAATGTTCAAATTAGATGTTAGATTTTTAGAAAACAAATTTTAGACTACTATTAGTATGAGAACATGTATAAAATTGGTGGAGTACCTGACGAAATCTCCCTTTAGAGCAGGAGTTCCGGAGTACTGAATGCTTATATCATCTCCGTGATTAGCCCACACTAAATGTTGTAGGAAAAATAATCAGAAagttaatatttcaattttcccATGCCAAAGGTGATTCCAGAAACTTGAGATTACTCACAGATCTTGAAGTTATCATCAAAATTTGGGTGCATATTGATTGTTTCTTCAGCAGCAAAGACACCCATCCTTCTAAGCTGCCACTCCAATACTTTTCGAGCAATCATGCTCTGCAAATACATATTAGAAAAACCTTAATATGAACATcgaaaataaaggaaaaaaaagaaacgatCTCGAATCAATTTTTAGGAAAGGGGTTAACCAACTTAATGTTCCCAAATCATGAAAATCAATTAGATGAATCGCAATCTAAAATTGCCAGATAAGGAAATTCGCAATCtaagaatttctttttatctCGTAAGAAAGACTAACTGAATTCCTAATAAATTAGACAGAGTCAAGGAAGGTGTTCTCTTTGATCGAAGTTTTACTACCTGAGTGACATTGGTACGGTCTAAGCAATCAATGCAGTTTGCCCTCACAACTCCAAGCTGCTCCTTTAATTTCTCCCCTCTCTCATTCAATAGAAGGTAACTGCAATCTCAAAGAAAAATGaacaataattaatattgagaaaataacCAAACTTAGAAAGATGCATCTCGGAAGCTGAGACAGAATGGGATTGAAAATGGTCAGATGTAAATAGAAATGGTATTATCAAACTACAGGGCTTACGCTTCAAGAAAAATCATATACTGAGTGGCTCGATTCATCTAATGCTGTCCGCGATATAATGTAGATGAAAGAGAATATAATGGGAATCGACATATAAAATATTCCATCTTATGTAATGATTCCAATTCATAGAACTTTGGTTTCTTTACACTAGACGCACCCATACAGAATTATATGTTCAGAAACTGAAAACAAACCTTACCCTTTCTTTTCAAGGAAGTCTTCGATTTGTTCGTAGAGGATAGAGAGGCGCTCGAAATGAACGTGCCCACAGATGTGATGGAAATCAAAGTGCACATATCTACAGTAACAAGAAGATCTTCAGCATCGATCTGAAGTGgataaaataagaataaagaTACAAAGCAAAAGATTGGGGACAAAAGTTTAGAGAGCAAAGTCAGAAAGAATTTCATGAAGGGAAGTTCTACCTTACATCATCACTACTAACACGTTGCATTGCGTTTGAGAACTTTTCACTTAGGCGCCCCTCACCTCCATGCTGATAAAAAGATAGATGGTGTTAATCTGAATAATTTACTTCAAGTGTTGGGTGGTAGTGCAAGGTCGTGTTGGTGGGCTGGAATTAAATCAGAACAGCAGGCTTGACTCCACTCCATCTTTTGGCTGCATTTGGGAGATGGAATGGCCATTCTATTGGAACGCTTATCCTTCAAATTGGTGAAATTGCCATGGAGCGGTTAGATCCAGGCAAAATCGGCCTCACATAGCTCTGATCTAGCCCTAGGTTAGCAAAATCGAGAACGGGATGAGGGAGGCAAATTTCTGACCTCGATTTGGCTATGAACATTGCATTGGAATATATATTCTATCGCTGATTCAATTCGTTTCCATTCCATTCCTAATGAATGTGTTCCATTCCACTTCTTTCAATATGTCTCTATGTCCTCCTGCCAAATATGGTCTAACAATTGTCCCTACCAAGTGTAGAGTACCTTGTTGACACATATTGAACTCTAAAATGATGAGGAGATGGAATGGAATGTCTTGAAATTATACTTTTAGGAAATTGCATTCCCTCTCTATTCCAGTATAGCCGAAAGGCCATGAGACTGTAAGTgggtaatatataaaatatattatataccaCCTTAATAAGTTTATGAATTTGGAAGAGAATATAAGCACCTTATTGACGAGATCAACAGCCAATATGGACCGATACGTTTTCCTCAAATCCAGAAAATGACGCTCAGCAATTCGGGGCTGCATAACATTTATTTAATCACATCAATAGGCGACCAAGTCTTAGAATGGTTGCAAATCcagaagaaatatatatatatatatatattatatttatttatttatttatttatttatacagAAATATTAAAGGTGAGGATTATGTGATGCTTACAGCTTCCTCGGGTTTGACAATCTCAAACTTGGGTTTATACGTCAAATCAACAATTTGCTCCCAGGTAAATGGAATGGATCCTCGAATCTGGGAAAGAAAATTGAGCGAAAAATGCAAGTCTAGAGTAATGAACTATTATTCCACCACAAACCATTAATGAAATCTGTCACTTTATATAAATTAGAGATCGATAACTACCTGAACAAATGATGCAGTGTATCCGTGCATTTGTACTATTTGCTCAGTTTCCACAAAATTAGCAACATAGCCGTCAGAGTCTGCTCCTCTTCTCCACATCCGAGTGCCTTGATAGAAAAATAAGATTACAataagtcttttttttttaaaatttatttatttcacatTGATGAGAACGGGTAACTGATTCACGTAGACCATGTGGCAATGCCTTGAACAAGGGATTGTTTAGGCATTATCACCTTCATCCATAGTTTTTGAAACTGGATTAAACATAGAGCCAAGTCAAGCTATGGGTTCACGGGTTCTTATTGGGCTTCTTAGTCTACCgagttttctaaaatataaatgaaatatattatttaaaatataaggtaaaaaaaggtttggattcgAGCAAGAACCAACCAGTTCTGACTCAGAAAATCAACACGAATGAGCCAACTCAATAGGTTGATTTGCACGCTAGTTTCCAAGAAGACAAGTCCAAAATAGGGCTCCAGGCA of the Punica granatum isolate Tunisia-2019 chromosome 6, ASM765513v2, whole genome shotgun sequence genome contains:
- the LOC116210896 gene encoding phosphoinositide phosphatase SAC7-like, which translates into the protein MMERADSGQKLFTRMRLWEFPEQYVVEPTDGSSGSFLSISRNDGSMKLTDDLPECSSVRVPKIRNIYGVIGMLKLIAGSYLIVITGRECVGSYMGHPIFKATSLKILHCNHALKNSPAEQKKVETEFSELLNVAEHTPGLYFSYDTNLTLSSQRLHELGDESKLLPLWRQADPRFLWNNYLLELLIDNKLDPYLLPVIQGSFQHFQAAIGKDIADVTLIARRCSRRNGTRMWRRGADSDGYVANFVETEQIVQMHGYTASFVQIRGSIPFTWEQIVDLTYKPKFEIVKPEEAPRIAERHFLDLRKTYRSILAVDLVNKHGGEGRLSEKFSNAMQRVSSDDVRYVHFDFHHICGHVHFERLSILYEQIEDFLEKKGYLLLNERGEKLKEQLGVVRANCIDCLDRTNVTQSMIARKVLEWQLRRMGVFAAEETINMHPNFDDNFKILWANHGDDISIQYSGTPALKGDFVRYGQRTAQGMLNDFKNALMRYYLNNFVDGTKQDAIDLLQGHYIVSVSRDLTAPSQQGGLEAVASFPVALSVVMAGLFLAYVSLRQGPLSFQRVLFSLLCAGMSVGIVFFVKVNGRVFCNRPRLHKPR
- the LOC116212410 gene encoding dehydrodolichyl diphosphate synthase 6-like, yielding MEKEGSFSFKQLISCIGCFLRKFMFSILSVGPIPEHIAFIMDGNRRFAKKQHLLEGDGHKAGYESLLSILTYCYELGVKFATVYAFSIENFKRQPEEVQFLMDLMVEKIEDLLREGGIISKYGMRLYFIGNLGLLSEPVQDAAEKAMRATAHNTRAVLLICVAYTSCDEMVHAVQESCQDKSDGPQASRKNGFSSLEESQICNGAEPKSCLCSPLEEGEVEYHVEREADLPIIKIGDVERHMYMSVAPDPDIVIRSSGETRLSNFLLWQTAYSPLYAPAALWPEISVWHLIWVVLDYQRKYSYLQKKRKQS